Genomic segment of Sodaliphilus pleomorphus:
GAAGTCGCTGTAGCGCGTGCGCATGGTCCGAAAGTCGTTGTGGGCCTTGACGATGGCCTTGGCGTCGGCAAAGTGCAAGGTGGCAAGCGACTGGAAAAACGCAAGCGCGTCGTAGAGGCGGCGCACCAGCAGCACTCTCCTGCCCTCGCGGCGAGGCAGGTTCTTGTAGAGCATGAGCAGGTTGTTGCGGAAGTTGAGATAGGTCTTGAACGGGTTGCCCTGGGGCAGGCTGCCGCCCCCCAGGTGATAGATGCTGCTGCCCGTGACCAGGCTGATGCGGTGGCCCGAGCGCCATATGCGCCAGCACAGGTCTATCTCCTCCATGTGGGCAAAGAAGGCGCTGTCGAGCCCGCCCACCTCGCGGTAGAGCGCAGTGCGCACCATCAGGCAGGCTCCCGAGGCCCAGAACACATCGGTCCCCTGGGCGCTGTCGTACTGGCCACGGTCGTCCTCGATGGTCGAGAACAGGCGGCCGCGGCAGTAGGGGTAGCCATGCTTGTCGAGATAGCCGCCCGCCGCGCCGGCATAGTCGAAGACCTGCCGGCCGTCGTCGCGGTCTTGCAGCACCTTGGGCTGCACAGCACCCACTTGCGGGTGCTCGTCCATGTAGCGGTACAGTGGCTCGAGCCAGCCTTGCGGTGTGCGCACGTCGCTGTTGAGCAGCACCGTGTACTTGTAGCCCGTAGCCTGGGCGATGCTCTTGTTGTAGCCCTCGGCATAGCCGTAGTTCTTGTCGAGCAAGATGGTGGGCACCTGCGGGAACTCCTCTTCAAGCACCTGGCGGCTGGCGTCGGTGCTGCCATTGTCGGCCACGATCACGTCGGCCATGTCGGGGTTGGTGTTCTGGAGCACTCCAGGCAGGTAGCGGCGCAGCAGCGGCGCGCTGTTCCAGTTCAATATGATTACGGCAACGTCCTTTTTCATACCAAAGTCGATTTTCCGGTTTCGATCTCACTTTGCGTCTGCTGCCCAGGCAGTTGCACAGGGCGCTTCCAGCGGTCGTGGGTCCACAGCCACATCGAGGGGCACTCCTTGATGTTCTGCTCGAGCAGGCGGGCATAGCGGTCGGTGATGCTGCCCTCGGGCTCGGCCGCAGCGTGCTCACACATGGGCACAAGGGTGCAATCGTAGTAGCCGCGGCGGTGGCGGCGCATGTAGAAGTAGCCCACACGCATGTCGAGCTTGCGGGCAATGGCCTCGGTACCCGTGATCATGGCCGTGGGATGATGCATAAACTCGATCACGTGGCCCTGGTCGGTGACGTGTGGATGCTGGTCGCTGATGAAGCCCAGGGCCATGTGGTGGTTTTCCATCTTGTTGCGTATCATGGTGCGCAGTATCTGGTGGCTGGGGAAGCACTGCGAGTAGCGGGTGCGCAGCCGCAGAAACAAGCGGTCAAACCACTTGTTGCGCAGCGGCTTGTAGGCCTGTCCCAGCACGTTGCCGCGGGCACGCGTGCTCTCGCGAAACCACAGCACGATGCTGGGTATCCACTCCCAGTTGCCCAGGTGGGCGGCATACATCATCACGCTTTGCCCGCGCTCAATGCCGTCGTCGATGAAGTCGACGTTGTGAAACACCATGTGGCGCTTGATGTCGGCATCGCTGATGTGCAGCAGCTTCACCGTCTCAAAGAAAAGGTTGGCAAACTGATGGTAGAACTGGCGCTCAATCTTGCGCAATTCGCCATGCCCCTTCTCGGGAAAACAGGTGGCCAGGTTGCGACGCACGATTTTCACGCGGTAGCGCACCACGTGATAGGCCACGTAGTAGAGGCAGTCGGCATTGAAATATATCCACCACCAGGGCATGAAGGCCAGCGCGTCGAGTGCCCATCCCAGCGGTGCAAGCAGTATATTTTGAAGTTTCTCTTTCATTGTCGGGGTCAAGCAGTCACAACCTCGGCATCGACACTGAGGTCATCGTTAATTTTAAGCAGTTTCACGTCGACCACCTTGTTGACAAGCGCCTGGCAGGGGGGCACATTCACCTTGATATAGTTGTCGGTGAAGCCGTGCATGGGTCCCTGGCCGTGAGGCTGCTCCATGAGCACGGGGCGCACGGTGCCCACATAGCGCTCGATGAAGGCGCGCTGCTTCTTGTCGCTCAAGGCAATCATGCGAGCCACCCGCCGCTGTTTCTCGCGCTGCGGCACGATGTGGGGTATGCGCAAGGCCATGGTGCCGGGGCGCTCGCTGTAGGGGAACACATGCAGGTGCTCCACCTCGAGCGAGTCGATGAAGTGGTAGGAGTCGTCAAATCGCTCCTGGGTCTCGCCGCGGGAGCCCACCATCACGTCGACCCCGATGAAGCTGTCGGGCATGAGCTGCCTTATCTTGTCGATTTTGTGAGCAAACAGGGCACGGTCGTAGTGGCGGTGCATGAGCTTGAGCACCTCGTCGTTGCCGCACTGCAGGGGAATGTGGAAGTGCGGCATGAAGGCGCGCGAGCCAGCACAGAACTCGATGATCTCGTCGGTGAGCAAGTCGGGCTCTATCGACGAGATGCGGTAGCGCTCGATGCCCTCGACCTGGTCAAAGGCCTTGATGAGGTCGATGAAGCGCTCGCCGGTGTCGGTGCCGAAGTCGCCTATGTTGACGCCGGCTATCACAATCTCCTTGCCGCCCTCGTCGGCCACCTGGCGGGCCTGTGCCACCAGGCTCTCGATGGTGCCGCTGCGGCTGCGGCCCCGTGCCATGGGTATGGTACAATAGGTGCAATAGTAGTTGCAGCCGTCCTGCACCTTGAGCCAGTAGCGGGTGCGGTCGCCCCGCTCGCACGAGGGAGAGAACTTGCTGATGCGCGTGTGCGGTGTCACCACCACCTCCTCCTGGCGACCCGTTTCGAGCCATTTCTCCACATAGTCGACGATGTCGAGCTTCTGCTCGCTGCCCAGCACGATGTCGACACCGGGCAGGGCGGCTATCTCCTCGCTCTTGAGCTGGGCATAGCAGCCAGTGACCACCATGAGAGCATCGGGGTACTTCTTGACCAGGCTGCGTATGTGCTGGCGGCCCTTCTTGTCGGCCATCTCGGTCACGCTGCAGGTGTTCACGACACACATGGTGGGTGTCTCGTCGTCGCGGGCCGGCACGATGCCGTGCTTGGCGAGCAACTCGCCTATGGTTGCAGTCTCCGAGAAGTTGAGTTTGCATCCCAGAGTCACAAATTTCACTGTTCTACGATTGTTGTTACCCATATTGAGGGTGCAAAGTTAACAAAAAGAATTGACAAGTATACACCTTTGCCGCAACAGAATGTTGCCCGGCTGCGCGCACGCTGTCGCAATGCCGGTGCCACGAGCAGAAGCCGAAATTTAACTCGCTAAAACGTTGCTCACAATTAGGTGGAATAACGAAAAATTTCTACATTTGTGGTCAAAATTGGAAATATACATGGACTTTGAAGAAAAGATTGACAAAAACGGCTATTGCCTGTTCGACCTCACAGCCAAGAGCATCTCAAAGCACCCTATAGAGACCAAGTACAACGCTATTGCCCTGTGCGACAGCGGAGAAGCGATACTGGAGCTGAACATGCAGCGTGTGAACATCTCCAAGGGTACCCGCCTCATGGTCACGCATGTGCTCTTCAGCCAAGCCATCTTTATCTCCGAAGACTTCCATGCGACGATACTGGTAGTGAGCGACCGCTTTTGGCTCGATGTGAGCATAGGCATTCCCACCAAGATGATAGAGGCCTCGCGGGCATGTCCCATAGTCTACATCGGCGACCCCAACCAGTGGACGATATTCAGCAACTTCATGGAGAACATACGCATCTACGACTCGCTTGAATACTCGGCACACTCGGTGGAATGGGTGGGAGCCATCTTCAGGTGCATGATCATCACCGCTGCCGAGATCGAGCTGCACAACCGGGCCGAGTCGCCAAGCGCCAACACGGGCTACACCATGGCCGACACCTACTTCAGGCAGTTTATCTTGCACATCGACGACAACGTGAAACAGGAGCACGAGGTTGCATTCTATGCCGAGAAGCTGCACATCACGCCCAAATACTTGAGCGAGATATGCAAGCAACGCTCGGGACACAAAGCCAAAGAAATCATCTCATCGATTCTCATCTCTAAGATTAAGCGCGAAATCATGATTACAGGCAAGTCGATGAAGGTGATTGCCTACGAGTACAACTTTGCCGACCAGTCGAGCCTGGGCAAGTTTTTCCGCAAGATGACTGGCGAGTCGCCCAGTGCCTACAAGAAGAAAAAAGGAACTTTCTCTCCCCTTGACAAGTGAACACGTCAACACTGAATTGAGATCAAAAGTAGAAGGAAATTAGACTAAATGAGCTACAAAGTATTCTTATTGCTGCTACTGGGCCTGCTCACGGCATTTGGTCCGTTTGTCACCGATATGTATGTACCGAGCCTGCCGTCGATGGTGGGCTATTTTCACACCCAGCTCACGATGGTGCAGCTTGGACTCACCACCAGCATGATAGGGCTGGCCCTGGGGCAGCTGGTGTTTGGCCCCATAAGCGACAAGATGGGGCGCAAGCGGCCGCTGCTGGCGGCCATGTTGCTGTTTACCGTCTCGACGGTGTCTATCATCTTTGCGCCCAACATCGAGACCTTCACCGTGCTGCGCTTCTTCCAGGGGCTGGGCGGTGCAGGCGGCATCGTGATATCGCGCAGTGTGGCCACCGACTCCTTCGACGGCCACCAGCTGCTCAAGATGCTAGCCGTGATAGGTGCCATCAACGGCATCGCTCCCATTGCGGCTCCCGTGGCGGGCGGCGCGATAGTCGACTCGGTGGGCTGGCAAGGCATCTTTGTGGCACTTCTCGTGATAGGCGTAGTGCTCACGGCGGGAAGTGCCTGCATGAAAGAGTCGCTCGCCGTGGAGCACCGCAAGCGCGACAGCATGTTCAAGACCTTCGGCCTTATAGGCACGGTAATGAAAAACCGGGAGTTTATGGGCTATGTCATGCAGCAGGCTGCGGCACAGGCCATACTGTTTGGCAACATTGCCTCGTCGTCATTTATCGTGCAAGACCACTACGGCTACTCGGCCATGGCCTACAGCCTGGCCTTTGCGGCCAATGGCGTGTGCATCGCCCTGGGCGCAGCCTTGTCGGCCAGGTTCAACAAGCCGCAGAACAGTGTGAAGACAAGCTGTGCAGGCATGCTCGTGCTGAGCGCGGCCCAAGCTGGCGTGCTATGGGCCGATGCAAACTTCTGGGTCTACGAGGGCGTGTTGTGCATGCTGCTTGCATTCATGGGACTCACTTTCACGGCCTCGACCACGCTCGCCCTTGAGAGCGAGCGCAAGCACGCAGGCTCAGGCTCGGCAGTGCTGGGGGCCGTGGGCTTCTTGTGCGGCGGTCTCGTGTCGCCCCTTGTGGGCATGGGCAACATCATGCACAGCACAGGACTCACCTTTGTGACAGGCGCTGTGCTCTCGGCAATCTTTGCCTGGGTGGCCATGCGCCCGAAACGCGAAACAACCAACTGAAATATAAAAAAAAACGGAAATTGCAAAAAATTATGGAACGACGATACAAGATATTTCTGCTTGTGATGCTGGGCATGTTTGCAGCATTTGCCTCGCTCATCAACAACACCCTGGGCCCCGTGCTCAACATGGTGGCCGCCACCTTCCAGGCCAGCGACGCAGTAGTGGGGCTGGGACTCACGGCCAGCATGGCAGGCCTGGCGGCTGGCCAGCTCATCATAGGGCCGCTCAGCGACAAGTACGGCCGGCGCACGCCTGTGATTGTGTCGGTAGGGCTGTTTGCCTTGTCGTCGCTGGCGATCGTGTTCTCGCCAAGCATCACCATCTTTATCGTGCTGCGCTTTGTGCAGGGTCTGGGCGGTGCCGGCGGTATTGTGATATCGCGGTCGATAGCCACCGACAACTTCAAGGGCCGCGACTTGATGACCTCGTTTGCCATTGTGAATGTGATCAACGGCATCGCTCCCATCGTGGCACCGGCGGCAAGCGGGGCCATGGCAAGCATGGGCGGCTGGCAGGCCGTGTTTGTGATGCTGGCCGTGGTGGGCTTTGTGCTGCTGCTGGGCAGCTACCGCCTGCGCGAGTCGCTGCCCAACGGGCATCGCACTACGGGCACGCTGCTGTCGACTTTCAAGCTCTATGGCACCGTTGTGCGCAACAAGCGCTTCATGTTCTATGTCTTGCACCAGTGTACTGCCGAGGTCGTTCTCTTTGGCAACATTGCATCGGTCGCAGCCATTGTGAACCACTATGGCTATCACGGGGCCATGGCAGCAAGCATCACCCTCTCGGTCAACGGCATTTTTACCGCCCTGGGAGCAGGCCTGGCCGCCAGGTTCAAGCAAGCCACCAGCGGCGTGAAGGCTTGCTGCGTGGGCATCATCACGCTTGCAGTGGTCGAGGCCGCAGTCTTGTACATGGGCTGGAGCTTCTGGGCCTATGAGGCTCTGGTGTGCGCCATGCTCGTGTGTGTGGGCATCACCCTCACGGCTTCGACCACGCTCGCCCTTGAGAGCGAGCGCAAGCAAGCCGGCACGGCCAGCGCCCTCTTTGGCGCCATGGGCTTTATTGCCGGCGCAGTGGTTGCGCCGCTGGTTGCACTGGGCAACCCGCTACACAGCACGGCAATCGTCTATGTGGCGGGGGCGGCAGTGTCGTGCGCGTTTGCCTACCTGGCCTTGCGGCTGAAGTAGTCGTTGTGCATCTTGATGGCAAAGATGATGCTGCTCATGCAGGTGGTGAGGAGGTTGCACACAAACAAGGGCCAGTTGCTCAGCAGCAGGCCTTGAATGAGGAAGAAGAGTCCACCTATACCCATGAGCAGGAATGTGCCCAGGGCAATGTCGTCGGTCGAACGGGTGCGCACGGTGCGCAACGTCTGCGGCAGGTAGCCCAGCACCATGCATATCGAGGCTATGTAGCCCACGATGTCGGAGATGTGGGCGGCTATGAAATCGATCATTACTGATTTGTTTTTTAAACTGTTTTATAAATAAAGACTGCACACTCACTGTAGCAGGGCCCCGATAGATGGGGCATAGTGAGTGTGCAGTATCTTTTTTTCCCAGCTATGGCTGAAGTTTATTTCTTCTTGGCGTCGCACTCACGCAGGAGCTCGTCGACGGCAGCCTTGAGCTGCCTGTCGTCGCCCTTGACCACGGTTGCGGGGTCGTTGGCCACCTTGATGTCGGGCTCGAGCTGCGTGTTTTCGAGATAAGTGCCGTCGGCAGTCTCATAGCCTATCACGGGCAGGCCGAAGATGAGGCTTTCGTCCTGGAGCGTCTCCCAGTTCACGCTGCTCATGGTGCCAGGCACGGGCATACCCACGAGCTTGCCCATGCGGGTGTGCTTGTAGACCCATGGCGTGCCGTGGGCGTTGCTGTAGTTGTTCTCGCATATAAGCATGATCGAGGGCTTGTTCCAGCGGCGGCTCGGCATGTCGCAGGCTGCGCGGCCACGCACCACCTGGGTAAGGTATTTCTCGCCGCTGAAGAGAATCTGGATATCCTCGTGCAGGCGGCCGCCGCCGTTGCCGCGGGTGTCGATCACGATACCCTCGCGCTGGGTGTACTTGCCCAGCACCTGGTCGTAGATCTCGCGATAGCTCTCGTCGTTCATCGACTGGATGTGCACATAGCCCAGGCGGCCATGCGAGAGGCTGTCGACCATGCGGGCCTCACGCTTCACCCAGCGCTTGTAGAGCAGCTGGTTGAAAGCACCGTTGCTGGTGGGTATCACCACCTCGTCCCAGGTGTTGCCGTTGCTGCGGCAAGAGATGAGCACCTTCTTGCCAATCTGTCCGTTGAGCAACTGGGTGTAGTCGTTCTCGGGCGAAATTTTCACACCGTTGATTTGCTCGATGACGGTGCCGGGGCGCACCTTCGACTTGGCGCGGTCGAGCGGCCCATACTCCACAACCTCGGCCACCTTCAGGCCCTGTCCAGTGTAGTTGGTGTCGAAGAGCAAGCCCAGGTTGCCAGTGCTGGCCCCAGAGTTGCTGGGATAGTAACGGCCGCCCGAGTGCGAGCAGTTGAGCTCGCCCAGTGTCTCGCTCAGCAAGTTGGAGAAGTCGTAGTTGTTGGTGATATAGGGCAGGAACTTGCGGTAGTGGGCCACAGTACCCTCCCAGTCGCAACCATGCATATTCTTGTTGTAGAAGCGGTTGGCCACCTCGCGGTGCACGCGTTCAAACATGTAGGCGCGCTCGCGGGCGGTATTCATGAGCACCTCGGCGCTGTAGGTGATAGGGGTGAGCTTGTCGCCCGAGAGCTTCTGCATGGCGCTGCTGCCCAGCAGGTAGAAGGTCTTGCCCTCCTTGTCGGTCACGATGTCGGCCCAGCGCGAGTCCATCTTGTTGAGCAGGCTGGTGCTGTGCTTGCGCAGGTCCATCTTCCACAGGTCATAGCCCTTCTCCACGCTCGAGAGGTAGTAGAGCGTGTTGCCGTCTTTGGTGATGGCGGCGCCGGCCAGGTTGCTCGAGTTGGGCGTCACGCGCACGATGCGGTCGTGTATCTTGTCGAGCTCGACAACGATGGGCTTCACCGTGTCGTCTTTCTTGGCATCGGCATTCTTCTTGTCGCCCTTCTTGCCCTTCTTGTCGGCCTGGGCTTTCTCCTTCTTTTCGGCAGCAGCCTTCTCGGCCTTTTCGGCATCTTGCAGGAGCTCATAGTTCTCCTTGTCGAGGCGGTAGCGGTCGTAGGCCTCCTCGTTGACAAAGGCCATGAGCACATCGTCTTGCGAGCCCCACGAGGCCTGGCTGCGCAAGCCGTAGCGGTTGCTCTGGAACATGATGGCGCCGCCGTCGAGCACCCACTTGGGGCTGTGGTTGATATAGGCACTCTGGGTGATGTTGGTGATAGGGCCGCCCTGGGCACTCACGATGCCAATGTCGGAATAGGGGTCGCGGCCGTTGCCTATAAACTCGAGAGCAATCCACTTGCTGTCGGGCGACCAGCTGTAGCCCAGGTCGCCTTCGGTACCATACCATTGCGAGCCGTCGGTGACCTGGTGCACGGCCTTGGTGTTCACGTCCATGACCATGAGCTTCTCACCATTTTCAACAAAGGCCAGTTTCTTGCCGTCGGGCGAGAACTCGGGCTGGGTGCGGTCGGTAGAGCTGGGGATGAGCAGCTCCTCCTTGACGAGGGTGGCGTTGGGGAAGTTGGGATCTTCCTTGCGGGCGATGGTGGCCTTGTAGAGCTGCCAGTGGTCGCCGCGCTCGCTCGAGTAGACCAGCGTGCGGTTGTCGGGACCCCAGCACACGTCTTTCTCGCCCTCGGGGGTATTGGTAATCTTCTTGGTGGTATTGAACTCGACCGAGGTCACAAACACCTCGCCACGCACCACAAAGGCCACTTGCTTGCCGTCGGGCGACACGGCGGCGCTGGTGGCGCCACGGGTGTAGGCGATGCGTTTTATCGAGTCGCCGTCGTCGTGGAAGAGCGAAATATTCACCCGCGAGGCATTGCCGCCGTCGCGCTGGGTGTAGATCTCGCCGTCGTAGGTATAGCACAAGGTGCCGTTGTCGGCCATCGAGAGGAAGCGCACAGGATTGGTAGTGAAGTGCGTCACCTCGGTAGCCTGGCTCGGGGTGACAAGCGGGAATTTCCACACGTTGAACGAGCCGCCGTTGCGCTCGCTCAGGCAGTACACGGTCTTGCCGTCGGGGCTCAGCACCGGGCTGCGGTCTTCGCCCGCACGGTTGGTGAGGTTCACATGCTTGCCCGAGCCCACGTCGTAGCGCCATATATCGCGCGTGATGCTCGATGTGTGGTGCTTGCGCAGCGGGTCTTCATAGCCCTTGGCGTCTTGATAGAGGAAGAACTTGCCGCTCTTGTCGACGGCCAGTTCCTGGGCAGGCGTGCCCAGCACCTGGCTGAAGCGGCCACCTTCGACAGGCACCTTGTAGAGCTCGGGCAGGCGCGACGAGGGGAACATGGCGCTTGCGGCCGGGTCTTGAATCGAGGCCTCGAAGAGCACATACTTGCCATCGGCCGAGAAAGCCGAGGGTATTTCTTGCGCCGAGTTGAAGGTGAGTTGCTTGGGAGTGCCTCCCTGGGCAGGCATGACAAAGATGTCGAAGTTGCCCTTGCGGTCGCTGGCAAAGGCGATGAGCTTGCCGTCGGGCGACCACACGGGGTTGCTCTCGTAGGACGACTGCGTGGTGAGCTGCACGGCCTCGCCGCCGCCCACGGGCACCTTGTAGATGTCGCCCTTGTAGCAGAAGGCAATTTCTTGCCCGTTGGGAGAAATCTTGGCATAACGCAGCCACAGTGGGGCGTTGTCGGCAGCCATCACGGTCATGGCCGCTGCTGCCAAAGCACAGGTTAGGATCGTTTTCTTCATATTTTTTTATATAGTGTAATGACTTAAAGTTAAAAAAAAATTTCGCAACAGTTGCAGCACGCCCGCTTGGCGGCTGTCATCAATACCACGTGGGCACCGTGTCGCAGGCAAAGGCGAGCCGGGTAGTGAAATGCTTCTTGAGAAACACCACGTGGTTGGGCACGTTGATTGTGTAGGACGGGGCCTTGAGCTTCTTCTTGCTGAAGAGCACAAAGGCGTTGTCGGGGGCAGTGTGCCGGTAAGGGTAATAGCCCAGCTTGGCCACCTTGTTGATGGCAGTGACGTTGTTGCAACCCACGGCAATGAAGTCGACCTGCTTCTTGGCTATGGCATCGTCCTGCTCCTGCTTCATGGCTTGAGTGGCGCCCGACTGCAATGCCCAGTACTTGCACCCCGGCAAGGCATTGTTGCACACGCCAAACTCGGGGTTGGGCATGCAGCGGTAGTAGATGATCGTGGGGTTGGGCACCTGGTCCATGATAGTAGCATAGTAGTAGAAGATACTGCGGCGTATTCCGTTTTGCGTGAAATAGTTGCCGCCACGATCGTTGTTGTTGATCACAATGAGAAACAGGATAAACACGCTGATGACCGCAGCGCCATAGCGCGGCCAGCGGTGATGCTCGTAGCTGCGCACCAGCAGCACCAGTGCAATCACGCCGAAGATGATGAGGCCGTTGGAGTTGTTGAAATAGTAGATGAGCGTGCCGTTGCCCATGTTGACAACTGCACTCACCAAGAAGGCCACAAAGGGGAAACTGCGGTAGCGCTTCATGTAGATGACCACCATGGGCGCAAGCGTGGCTATGCACTGCATGGTGATGGGGAAGGCATTGGTGATAAACTTGTTGAAGATGCCGTCAAACACGCCGTTGCCCGAGGTGCCCAGCGCGCCCACCGTGTGAAACACGTTGACGAAGTACTCAAAGCAGAACGCTTTCAGGTTGCCTGCCACCAGGAAGTAGACGAGAAACGGCACCCACACTACAGCCACTCCAGCTGCATAGAGGCCAAAGGCCTTCCACAGGTTGTAGCCGTCGCGCTTCACGGCAGCCCACGAGTAGAAGGCAAAGACCAGCGAAATGGCCGCAATGTTGTATTTCATCAGGAACGTGGCCCCGAAGCACAGCCCCAGCCACAGCATGGCCTTGGCGATGACCCATCTGTGCCTCGCCACCGGCTCGCCATAGAGCAGACAGCTGGTGTAGTAGATGGCTCCCATCATGAAGGGCTGGGCGAAGTCCTCGGTCTTGATCTCGCGGTGATAGATGGCGTTGAAGAAAAACAGCGTCATGAGCACAGCGCTCAGCAGCGACTGACGCTTGTCATTGAGGAAGATGAACGCCGTTTTGTAGGCAAACAGATAGGTCACGGCATAGAACACGCACGTGATCCACATCACGCCCACATAGTTGTAATGACTCAGCAGGTAACCTATGCCGTAGATGAGCCACAGCAGCGGCCCCTTGGAATCGCTGAAGTCGACATAGGGGGTCATGCCGTTCATCCATGCCTTGCCGCACATGAAAAACCATGCCGAGTTGTTGCGCTGATACAAGTCGTGGGTATAGCTGTCGGGCGATACAAGAAAGACGGCTATGGTGGCAAACAGGGTGAGGATAGTGAATACTTTCCAGTTTTTCTTCAGCGAGCTGAGGCTCAATTCAAGGTAGCTCTTTATCATCATATAGTCAGATGTATTCTCTTATTTTTTCTCAATTTTCTCTATGTTGTAACGCGGGCGGTCTTTGACCTCGATATATATCTTGCCTATGTACTCGCCCACTACCCCAAGGCCCACGAGCACACAACCGCCCACAAACCATATCGAGAGTATCATCGAGGCCCAGCCTGTCACGGCACGGCCCGAGAAATAGGAATACAGCACATAGATAAACATGGCCAGGGCAATGAGAATGAAGATGCCGCCCATGCACAGCACCAGGCGCACGGGCTTGATGCTGAACGAGGTGATGCCGTCGACGGCAAAGTTGAGCATCTTGCTCAACGGGTACTTGCTCTCGCCGGCGGTGCGCGGTGCGCGGTCGTAGTACACCTGAGCGGTCTTGTAGCCTATGAGGGGCACGATGCCGCGCAAGAAGAGGTTGCGCTCCCGGTACTTGAGCAACTGCTGGGTGGCACGGCGGCTCATCAGGCGGAAGTCGGCATGATTGTAGACCGATTTCACTCCCAGGTGGTGCATGAGCTTGTAGAAGCCCAGTGCCGTGGTGCGCTTAAACCACGTGTCGGTCGTGCGCTCGCGACGCACCCCGTACACGATGTCGCATCCCTGCTCGACATAGTCTTTCACCATCTCGGGTATCACCTCGATGTCGTCTTGCAAGTCGGCATCGATGGTCACCTGCGCATCGGCCCAGTCCACAACAGCCTGCATGCCGGCCATCAAGGCATTCTGGTGCCCCGAGTTGCCAGCCAGCTTCACGCCGCACACCCTGTGGCACTGGGCAACATAGCGGTCGATGAGCTGCCACGTGCCATCGCGGCTGCCGTCGTCGACATATACCACACGGCTGTCGCCCGACACCTCGCCGCGCTGCACCATGCGCTCAAGCAGGTCGAGCAGGCGCTCGTTGGTGCGAGGCAGGGCCTCCTCCTCGTTGTAGCATGGTGAAATAATCGCTAATACCGGTTTTCTTTCCATATTATCGTCAAGCATAGATTATATAAGACACAAAGATAACGATAAAAAAACAATTTCGCGATTTAAGTCCCATTTTTTTCATTTTTCAAGCCAAGGTTGCAATTGCATGATATTTTTGCATTATCTTTGTTATCTGAATCATATATAATTATATAACACGAGGAGGAACTTCACAACACATGCAACGATACTGGATAAATCAAAACGGCATTCAGAGCGGCCCGCACACGATCGAAGAGCTCAAGCAGATGACCTTCGACCCCAGCGCGACCTATGTGTGGCGCAGCGGCATGCCCGACTGGAAACGCATCGATGAGCTCGACGAGCTCAAGGGCATCGTCAACCTTGTCCAGGCTCCCTCACAGCCCGACCCACAACCCGCCGAGGCAACAGCAGCCAGCAATGGCGACGTTCAACCCGAGCAAGCGCAAGAGCAAGAGCAGGAGCCCGAGCAAGCCGGCGACAGCGAGACTGCCGAGCAGCCGCACGACGACACGCCGGCGGCCCAGCCTCCTGTGTATCACGAGCCCGCCGTCGAGCCTCAATACCAAGCCATGCCGCCCCAGTATGAGCCACAGCAATATGGCCCCCGATACGCGCCTGGCACGCCCGAGTGCCCGCCCACCAACTTGGTGTGGGCCATCGTATGCATCGTGCTGTGCTGCTGGATACCCGCCGTGGTGGCCCTGATATTCAGCCTCCAAGTGAAAACCAAGTACCGCATGGGCGACTATGCCGCAGCGCAGAAGTACAGCGACTGGAGTGCGTGGTTGTGTATCATCTCTATCGTGCTGGGCATCGTGAGTACGCCCCTTGTGCTCCTCACCCAAGCGCTTGCACAATGACCAGGCGCCGGGTCACACAACTCGTTGTGGGACTTGCAGCACTGGTGGTGGCCGCTGTCGTCTACTT
This window contains:
- a CDS encoding MFS transporter, with translation MERRYKIFLLVMLGMFAAFASLINNTLGPVLNMVAATFQASDAVVGLGLTASMAGLAAGQLIIGPLSDKYGRRTPVIVSVGLFALSSLAIVFSPSITIFIVLRFVQGLGGAGGIVISRSIATDNFKGRDLMTSFAIVNVINGIAPIVAPAASGAMASMGGWQAVFVMLAVVGFVLLLGSYRLRESLPNGHRTTGTLLSTFKLYGTVVRNKRFMFYVLHQCTAEVVLFGNIASVAAIVNHYGYHGAMAASITLSVNGIFTALGAGLAARFKQATSGVKACCVGIITLAVVEAAVLYMGWSFWAYEALVCAMLVCVGITLTASTTLALESERKQAGTASALFGAMGFIAGAVVAPLVALGNPLHSTAIVYVAGAAVSCAFAYLALRLK
- a CDS encoding ArnT family glycosyltransferase; amino-acid sequence: MMIKSYLELSLSSLKKNWKVFTILTLFATIAVFLVSPDSYTHDLYQRNNSAWFFMCGKAWMNGMTPYVDFSDSKGPLLWLIYGIGYLLSHYNYVGVMWITCVFYAVTYLFAYKTAFIFLNDKRQSLLSAVLMTLFFFNAIYHREIKTEDFAQPFMMGAIYYTSCLLYGEPVARHRWVIAKAMLWLGLCFGATFLMKYNIAAISLVFAFYSWAAVKRDGYNLWKAFGLYAAGVAVVWVPFLVYFLVAGNLKAFCFEYFVNVFHTVGALGTSGNGVFDGIFNKFITNAFPITMQCIATLAPMVVIYMKRYRSFPFVAFLVSAVVNMGNGTLIYYFNNSNGLIIFGVIALVLLVRSYEHHRWPRYGAAVISVFILFLIVINNNDRGGNYFTQNGIRRSIFYYYATIMDQVPNPTIIYYRCMPNPEFGVCNNALPGCKYWALQSGATQAMKQEQDDAIAKKQVDFIAVGCNNVTAINKVAKLGYYPYRHTAPDNAFVLFSKKKLKAPSYTINVPNHVVFLKKHFTTRLAFACDTVPTWY
- a CDS encoding SemiSWEET family sugar transporter, with the translated sequence MIDFIAAHISDIVGYIASICMVLGYLPQTLRTVRTRSTDDIALGTFLLMGIGGLFFLIQGLLLSNWPLFVCNLLTTCMSSIIFAIKMHNDYFSRKAR
- a CDS encoding S41 family peptidase, with product MKKTILTCALAAAAMTVMAADNAPLWLRYAKISPNGQEIAFCYKGDIYKVPVGGGEAVQLTTQSSYESNPVWSPDGKLIAFASDRKGNFDIFVMPAQGGTPKQLTFNSAQEIPSAFSADGKYVLFEASIQDPAASAMFPSSRLPELYKVPVEGGRFSQVLGTPAQELAVDKSGKFFLYQDAKGYEDPLRKHHTSSITRDIWRYDVGSGKHVNLTNRAGEDRSPVLSPDGKTVYCLSERNGGSFNVWKFPLVTPSQATEVTHFTTNPVRFLSMADNGTLCYTYDGEIYTQRDGGNASRVNISLFHDDGDSIKRIAYTRGATSAAVSPDGKQVAFVVRGEVFVTSVEFNTTKKITNTPEGEKDVCWGPDNRTLVYSSERGDHWQLYKATIARKEDPNFPNATLVKEELLIPSSTDRTQPEFSPDGKKLAFVENGEKLMVMDVNTKAVHQVTDGSQWYGTEGDLGYSWSPDSKWIALEFIGNGRDPYSDIGIVSAQGGPITNITQSAYINHSPKWVLDGGAIMFQSNRYGLRSQASWGSQDDVLMAFVNEEAYDRYRLDKENYELLQDAEKAEKAAAEKKEKAQADKKGKKGDKKNADAKKDDTVKPIVVELDKIHDRIVRVTPNSSNLAGAAITKDGNTLYYLSSVEKGYDLWKMDLRKHSTSLLNKMDSRWADIVTDKEGKTFYLLGSSAMQKLSGDKLTPITYSAEVLMNTARERAYMFERVHREVANRFYNKNMHGCDWEGTVAHYRKFLPYITNNYDFSNLLSETLGELNCSHSGGRYYPSNSGASTGNLGLLFDTNYTGQGLKVAEVVEYGPLDRAKSKVRPGTVIEQINGVKISPENDYTQLLNGQIGKKVLISCRSNGNTWDEVVIPTSNGAFNQLLYKRWVKREARMVDSLSHGRLGYVHIQSMNDESYREIYDQVLGKYTQREGIVIDTRGNGGGRLHEDIQILFSGEKYLTQVVRGRAACDMPSRRWNKPSIMLICENNYSNAHGTPWVYKHTRMGKLVGMPVPGTMSSVNWETLQDESLIFGLPVIGYETADGTYLENTQLEPDIKVANDPATVVKGDDRQLKAAVDELLRECDAKKK